The sequence below is a genomic window from Campylobacter concisus.
GAGAAAAAACTTGTTGATTTAAATACAAATGATAAAGAGCAAGCAGCTAAAATTATTGCTGGTTCAGCTCGATCAATGGGTGTCGAAGTAATAGACTAAAACCTTTACCGTCAGGTTGATTAGCAAAAGACGGAAGCAATATATATGCGGAGAAATTTATGGGAAAAACTAGTAAGAGATTTCAAGAATTGCTCAAAAAAGTAGAGCAAGATAAAATTTATAACCTTAGTGAGGCTATTGATACAGTCAAAACTCTAGCTTCTGCTAAATTTAATGAAACAGTTGAGATTGCATTAAAATTAAATGTTGATCCAAGACATGCTGATCAAATGGTTCGTGGTTCAGTAGTTTTACCAGCTGGTACAGGTAAAACTGTAAGAGTTGCTGTTATTGCTAAAGATGCTAAAGCTGATGAGGCAAAAGCAGCTGGTGCTGATATTATTGGTGCAGATGATTTAGTCGAAGATATTCAAAAAGGCATAATGAATTTTGATGTTCTTATAGCTACTCCAAATTTAATGGGTCTTGTAGGTAAGGTCGGTAGAATTTTAGGACCAAAAGGATTAATGCCAAACCCAAAAACTGGCACAGTTACAATGGATGTTGCACAAGCTGTTAACAATGCAAAAAGCGGTCAAGTAAATTTCCGTGTTGATAAGCAAGGAAATATACATGCAGGTCTTGGTAAAGTTAATTTTACTAAAGAACAATTAAATGAAAATATTTCAACATTTATTAAAGCGATCAATAAACATAAGCCTGCAACCGCAAAGGGCAGATATGTTAAAAATGCTTCGTTGTCTTTGACAATGAGCCCATCTATAGCTCTTGATACTCAAGAAGTTATGGACTTAAAATAAAACTAAAAATTAAAATTTATATCTTAGATTGGAGATAGCCGAGGCCATTGGGCTTAATTGATTCGACCCGCTCTGCTTGAAATTACCGGTCGGAAAGGAGAAAAAGTGACACGTAACGAAAAAACTGAAGTTGTTGCAAAATTAGAGAGTGAATTTAAAACTGCTGAAGCTATTGTAGTTTGTGACTATCGTGGCCTTTCAGTAAAGAAACTTGAAGTTTTAAGAAATTCTGCTAAAGAACAAAATGTAAAAGTTCAAGTTATTAAAAATACTCTTGCAAATATTGCTCTTAAAAATTCTGATAAAGTCGGAATGGAACTCAAAGATACAAATATATATCTTTGGAGTGAAGATCAATTAGCAGTAACTAAAGTAGCCGCAAAATTTGAAGAGTCTAATGCTGATCTTTTCAAAATAAAAACAGCTTATATTGATGGCGAAGTTGCTAGCGTTGATAAAGTTAAAGCTCTATCTAAAATGCCTAGCCGTGATGAGCTTATTGCGATGCTTTTACAAGTTTGGAATGCGCCAATTCAAAATTTCACAATTGGTTTGAATGCGCTTAAAGAGAAAAAAGAACAATCAGCTTAATTTAAATTAAAAAATAATAAGGATTAAAAATGGCAATTACTAAAGAAGATGTATTAGAGTTTATATCTAATCTTTCTGTACTTGAGCTTAGTGAACTTGTAAAAGAGTTTGAAGAGAAATTTGGTGTTAGCGCAGCTCCTGTAATGGTAGCTGGTGGTGCTGTTGCAGCAGGCGGTGCAGCAGCTGCAGCAGAGGAAAAAACAGAATTTAACATTGTCTTGGTTGATTCTGGTGATAAGAAAATCAACGTTATTAAAGTTGTTAGAGCGCTTACTGGTCTTGGTCTTAAAGAAGCTAAAGACGCAGTTGAGGGAACACCATCTGTTCTTAAAGAAGGTGTTAGCAAAGATGAGGCTGAGGCAGCTAAAAAAGAGCTAGAAGAAGCTGGTGCTAAGGTTGAACTTAAATAATTTTTTATTATTTGAGCTTAATATTTCAAGAGAGGGCACAGGCTCTCTCTTTTTTAAATTTTAGATGCCTTGTTAAAAGGCTATACTTTTCTTTCAAAATCACCACGAGGTAGATGCAATGTTAAATAGCTTATACTCAGGAAATCGTCTTAGGGTTGACTTCTCTAATGTCGTTAAGGAGATAGACGTTCCGAACCTACTACAACTACAAAAAAAGAGCTTTGATAATTTTTTAAATCTAAATAACAATCAAGCAGAAAGCGGTATAGAAAAAGTTTTTAAATCAATCTTTCCAATACATGATCCACAAAATCGTTTGACTTTAGAATATGTTGGCTCAGAAATTGGAAAACCAAAATATACAATCAGAGAGTGTATAGAAAGAGGTCTTACATACTCTGTAAATTTAAAGATGAAAATACGTCTTATCGTTCATGAGAAAGATGATAAGACAGGTGATAAAGTCGGTGTTAAAGATATAAAAGAACAAGAAATTTTTATACGCGAAATTCCACTAATGACTGATAGAATTTCATTTATTATAAATGGTGTTGAGCGTGTTGTTGTAAATCAACTCCATAGAAGCCCAGGTGTTATTTTTAAACAAGAAGAGAGCGCGACTGTTGCAAATAAATTAATTTATACAGCTCAAATAATACCTGATCGTGGCTCTTGGCTACACTTTGAATATGATACAAAAGATATTTTATATGTTAGGATAAATAAACGTAGAAAAGTACCAGTAACTATATTATTTAGGGCGCTTGGATATAAAAAACAAGACATTATTAAGTTGTTTTATTCAATACAAAATTTAATTATTAAAAATAACAAATTCTTAACTCTTTTTAATCCTGAAGATTATTTGGGAAGAGTTGAATATGATATAAAAAACGAAGATGGAGAAATTCTTCACCAAGCAGGCAAGCGTCTAACCAAGAAAAAAGCTGATAAGTTGATTGAAGATGGCGTAAAATTCGTTGAATACCCAGTTGAAGCACTTATTGGTAGATATTTGGCAAACCCTGTAATAAATACAGAGAGTGGAGAAATTTTATATGATACACTATCTGCTCTTGACGAGAATAAACTTGCAAAAATTTTAGCTGAGCATGAAAGTATTGAGATTATAAATAACTCTGCTGCTGGTGTTGATGATGCAATTATAAATTCTTTCATAGCTGACAACGATATGCTTAAGGTTTTAAAACAAACTGAGGGCGTGGATGATGAAAACGATCTTGCAGCTATTAGAATTTATAAGGTTATGAGACCAGGAGAGCCAGTTGTCAAAGAGGCTGCAAAGAGTTTTGTAAATGATATGCTATTTAACCCTGAGAGATATGATTTAACAAAAGTTGGTCGTATGAAGATGAATCATAAGCTCTCACTTGATGTACCAGAATACGTTACCTTACTAACAAGCGAAGATATCATAAAAACTGCAAAATATCTTATAAAGGTTAAAAACGGACAAGGTCACATTGATGACCGAGATCACCTTGGCAACCGCCGTATAAGGTCAATCGGTGAGCTACTCGCTAGCGAACTTCACCTTGGTTTTGTAAAGATGCAAAAGGCAATCCGCGACAAATTTACAAGCTTAAGCAATAATACTGAAGAGATTATGCCATACGACCTTATTAACCCAAAAATGATCACAGCTACAATTATGGAATTTTTTACAGGTGGTCAGCTAAGCCAGTTTATGGATCAGACAAACCCACTTAGTGAAGTTACTCACAAGCGCCGTCTATCTGCACTTGGCGAGGGCGGCCTAGTAAAAGAACGTGCTGGATTTGAGGTGCGTGACGTTCACCCAACTCATTACGGCAGAATTTGTCCGGTTGAGACTCCAGAAGGTCAAAATATTGGTCTTATCAATACGCTTTCAACCTATGCAAAAGTAAATGATCTTGGCTTTGTTGAAGCACCTTACAAAAAAGTTATAGATGGCAAAGTGACTGATGAGATAGTTTATTTAACCGCAACTCAAGAGGAGGGCAATGTTATAGCTCCAGCATCAACTAAACTTGATGAAAATGGACACATTGTTGAGGACTTGATTGAGGTTAGAAAAGATGGCGAGATGATGCTTGCCCGTAGAGAAGATGTTACTTTGATCGACCTTTGTTCTGGTATGATAGCTGGTGTTGCGGCTTCACTTATTCCATTCCTAGAGCATGATGATGCTAACCGTGCTCTCATGGGTTCAAACATGCAACGTCAGGCAGTGCCACTACTTCGCTCAACTGCTCCTATTGTTGGAACAGGTATGGAAAGCGTTATTGCAAGAGATGCATGGGAAAGCGTAAAAGCAAAACGTAGTGGTGTGGTTGAAAAGGTTGATAATAAAAATATATTCATTTTAGGCGAAGACGAAGCTGGTCCATATATTGATCACTACTCTTTGGAGAAAAATTTAAGAACAAACCAAAATACGACTTTTTCTCAACATCCGATAGTTAAAAAAGGTGATGAGATCGTTGCTGGTCAAATAATTGCTGACGGTCCAAGTATGGAAAAAGGCGAGCTAGCCATTGGTAAAAACGCACTAATTGCATTTATGCCTTGGAATGGCTACAACTACGAAGACGCGATCGTCATTAGTGAAAAAATGATACGTGAAGATGCTTTTACAAGTGTCCATATCTATGAAAAAGAGATCGAGGCTCGTGAGTTAAAAGACGGAGTTGAGGAGATAACAAAAGATATACCAAACGTCAAAGAAGAGGAGCTTATGCACCTTGATGAGAGTGGTATTGTCAAAATTGGTACAGAGATCAAGCCTGGTATGATCCTTGTTGGTAAAGTATCTCCAAAAGGCGAGGTTAAGCCAACTCCAGAAGAGAGACTATTACGTGCGATCTTTGGTGAAAAGGCTGGCCACGTGGTAAATAAATCGCTTTACGCTTCAGCTTCGATGGAAGGCGTGGTTGTTGATGTTAAAATTTTCACCAAAAAAGGTTATGAAAAAGATAGCAGAACAAATA
It includes:
- the rplJ gene encoding 50S ribosomal protein L10, producing MTRNEKTEVVAKLESEFKTAEAIVVCDYRGLSVKKLEVLRNSAKEQNVKVQVIKNTLANIALKNSDKVGMELKDTNIYLWSEDQLAVTKVAAKFEESNADLFKIKTAYIDGEVASVDKVKALSKMPSRDELIAMLLQVWNAPIQNFTIGLNALKEKKEQSA
- the rpoB gene encoding DNA-directed RNA polymerase subunit beta — its product is MLNSLYSGNRLRVDFSNVVKEIDVPNLLQLQKKSFDNFLNLNNNQAESGIEKVFKSIFPIHDPQNRLTLEYVGSEIGKPKYTIRECIERGLTYSVNLKMKIRLIVHEKDDKTGDKVGVKDIKEQEIFIREIPLMTDRISFIINGVERVVVNQLHRSPGVIFKQEESATVANKLIYTAQIIPDRGSWLHFEYDTKDILYVRINKRRKVPVTILFRALGYKKQDIIKLFYSIQNLIIKNNKFLTLFNPEDYLGRVEYDIKNEDGEILHQAGKRLTKKKADKLIEDGVKFVEYPVEALIGRYLANPVINTESGEILYDTLSALDENKLAKILAEHESIEIINNSAAGVDDAIINSFIADNDMLKVLKQTEGVDDENDLAAIRIYKVMRPGEPVVKEAAKSFVNDMLFNPERYDLTKVGRMKMNHKLSLDVPEYVTLLTSEDIIKTAKYLIKVKNGQGHIDDRDHLGNRRIRSIGELLASELHLGFVKMQKAIRDKFTSLSNNTEEIMPYDLINPKMITATIMEFFTGGQLSQFMDQTNPLSEVTHKRRLSALGEGGLVKERAGFEVRDVHPTHYGRICPVETPEGQNIGLINTLSTYAKVNDLGFVEAPYKKVIDGKVTDEIVYLTATQEEGNVIAPASTKLDENGHIVEDLIEVRKDGEMMLARREDVTLIDLCSGMIAGVAASLIPFLEHDDANRALMGSNMQRQAVPLLRSTAPIVGTGMESVIARDAWESVKAKRSGVVEKVDNKNIFILGEDEAGPYIDHYSLEKNLRTNQNTTFSQHPIVKKGDEIVAGQIIADGPSMEKGELAIGKNALIAFMPWNGYNYEDAIVISEKMIREDAFTSVHIYEKEIEARELKDGVEEITKDIPNVKEEELMHLDESGIVKIGTEIKPGMILVGKVSPKGEVKPTPEERLLRAIFGEKAGHVVNKSLYASASMEGVVVDVKIFTKKGYEKDSRTNKAYEEEKTLLEKEHHDRLLMLDREEMLKVTALLSKNPLASDQEVNKKEYKKGSKINKADLENINRFTLNAIVKSFSKDIQKKYDELKNYFQNEKKKLKEEHDAKIEILEKDDILPSGVVKLVKVYIATKRKLKVGDKMAGRHGNKGIVSNIVREVDMPYLPSGQIVDIVLNPLGVPSRMNIGQILESHLGLVGYRLGEQINEIFETKKGEWIKELRAKMIEIAGVAKLMDAKKALGKMSDEKLLEYAKDWSNGVRFATPIFEGVKADEFAKLFEMAKIDSDGKTELYDGRTGSKIRERVNVGCMYMLKLHHLVDEKVHARSTGPYSLVTQQPVGGKALFGGQRFGEMEVWALEAYGAAHTLREMLTVKSDDVEGRLSAYKALTRGENVPETGIPETFFVLTNELKSLALDVEVYDEDETNETN
- the rplA gene encoding 50S ribosomal protein L1 — protein: MGKTSKRFQELLKKVEQDKIYNLSEAIDTVKTLASAKFNETVEIALKLNVDPRHADQMVRGSVVLPAGTGKTVRVAVIAKDAKADEAKAAGADIIGADDLVEDIQKGIMNFDVLIATPNLMGLVGKVGRILGPKGLMPNPKTGTVTMDVAQAVNNAKSGQVNFRVDKQGNIHAGLGKVNFTKEQLNENISTFIKAINKHKPATAKGRYVKNASLSLTMSPSIALDTQEVMDLK
- the rplL gene encoding 50S ribosomal protein L7/L12 yields the protein MAITKEDVLEFISNLSVLELSELVKEFEEKFGVSAAPVMVAGGAVAAGGAAAAAEEKTEFNIVLVDSGDKKINVIKVVRALTGLGLKEAKDAVEGTPSVLKEGVSKDEAEAAKKELEEAGAKVELK